ATTGTGTATACAAAttgacatttacatttttacataagcagccagtaaatttcccactgctgggctaaggcctcctctccctttgaggagaaggttttagagtattttccaccacgctgctccaatgcgggtaggtggaatacacatgtagcagaatttcgttggaattagatacatgcaggtttcctcgcaatgttttccttcaccgccgagcacgagattaattataaacacaaattaagcacatgacatccagtggtgcctgtctgggtttgaatccgaaatcatcggttaagatgcacgcgttctaaccactgggccatctcggctgaaaTTGACACATGTGTCTTTAGTtatactgggtcactcacccttaaaaccagaatacaacaataccaagtattgctgtttgttggtagaatatatggtgaaGCTTGCTGCCTTACCTATCAttgttaaattatcattaacaaAGTACTAGGCCATCATATGATAAAAGGAGTCTTTAATATCGTATAACGTAATGCAACAACGTGAGACTTTTGGGAAAAGCAATTCCATGTATTCGCTATTTGTTGTTAAAACACACACATTTCGTATAAGGTTTACCCGTTGTCATTCGAATATCAAATAACATTCGCTCCTTGTACGCtcgtaaaattgaataataattataaatacaaacatcaCCGAGCGTCAATTAAGGGGAAACCATTTCTGaacttaattaataacatagcaAATTAATATGTATCACCGCTTCGCATTAAAGGAGTCTATCGGAACGCTAGAACAACTCAATTATAGCCGTTGCTATTTTGTATCAAGTTAGAAGCGAATGACATTTTAAGATATGTCGAATAACATTCATACTTGGTGggccttgtgcaagcctgtctgggtaggtatcacccactcatcagatattctatcgccaaacaacagtattcagtatttttgtgtttgaaaggtgagtaagccagtgtaactacaggcacagggaacATACTCGTAActtcttagttttcaaggttggtggaacattggagatgtaaggaatagttaaatttacttacagcgccattgtctatgggaagTGATGACCACTCCACCAATCAGATATACAACTTCCTTCACGTGAAATCACctacgttaaaataaaataaacttaaaaaaatataatataatttatatttttttgctatcaCTATTAGCCGCACGCacgtaagaaatattgtaaaaacgAGCATCATTCGCTTCGATACTAAATTAATGTAGAATGGTGtaactgatggtaagtattTCGCtgatgacgctgtaagaaatattaaccacacatcgccaacgcgccaccaaccttgggaaccaagatgttatgtcccttagtGCCTtattcacctttcaaaccaaCACAAAGCAATTAAAGTATTagcggaaaagagtaactacccaATTTCACGCAGGTTAGTCTCAATATAATCAAcatacctaacctaacctaaagtGCAAAAAGCTACTTCgataaagaacattttgatgtttcgcggtagaataacGGATGGACCAATTGAGACaatgcacaaagctctaccgcAAATAGATAATGTACGGAGGCTTATAACGCACACGCCATTAACCGCTTAATCCGCCAACTTGACGCAAACAATAAcatgttattattgtaaatgaatacataatttGTGATGTCTATATAGAATTCAGGAACGTGTGACGCCATGATAGATAATCGTTAACTACtgtgttattaataaagtaatcctttgaatttaattaggattacataaactaataacaaactCAGCAACCTCCTTCCCGTAAACtcaataaacattacataattattattattatttaatgtcaaaaaattGTTTAGAaggtaacaaaatatttgaagcCAAACTATAAAACCTGTATTTCTAGAGCTTAACgtgcaaaattaatatttaacacagagataaaaaacaaaaaattactattataaaaattattaatgttacataatttctatgtattttaatttttatatttactgtaatgtattaatttttgattattatataaaatagcacCAGActgcattgatatataattgttatgagcatgccgtgtacacatgcttaggaatataatctagctcaaaattgtgtaagtccgtaattttaatgtatgttttgattgtattctgtttgtgtacctatgaataaataaataaataaaataagtatataaaacaaCGTACATAAGTGACCCTCTTTTATATGTGtgaatgtatgtttatatgtaatgtaCAGAAGAAAAAAAGACGTTccaatcataaattattttgtaaaaaccgAATTCGATTTAACTgcgaattttattcaaaaaatgttataagttgACTATCGTGATATTCTATACTGATGCTTACATCAactaattatcatatattttaattcaatattgcaTATTTAGATTAGTTATTTGTCGTATTCTATGTCAATTATCAACGCTAATAacacttcaaaattattttaatacgttttaattaGGTTTATGTCAGTATCGCGTAAAGTAACCTTTTAACTCTATCCATGCAAACATATTCGATTTGACATTTAGTGAATATAAGAATAGTAACATATGAagggaaatataaataatcatttaaaacatatcaacaatatacatatatcttatattatatattaccattatgaattgaaattaaaaataaatatgtatcacGGTATAAAAGTTGAATACCAAAATAAATAgtgtatttttcttaaaacagcatcatttattaataagtaaatataatttgtgtgtACAAAAATTCtcatatctacaaaaaaaaaacaataaaattacttggaacgtttgtccttcaatataaacCTTTTGTGTACCCTTATTATtccattaattaatgaaaaaaaacgaCGTCACATATCTTCTTAATAGATATACTTTTACAAACGTGAGGAAACATTATTGAACAAAATGActagaaattaaataagttgCTCAAGGTGAAAGGGTGAGAAAACGTGTTCAGAAATAGTATTTCCAAAGACATGAGCATCGCAATCAACGTCTGCAGGAGAGACACACAAAGGCATTACGACGGCAAGCTGCGATGTTACTTTCGGTGTAcgctaatttataaaattgaggCTATTAAATACGcgttttattatctattatattatagtttatattaaatgttcgaATTATCTCGAGATCACAAATTATTCacatattgaattgaataatttggACATAAGCGAAGTTCAAAATTGCTTCGACAGTTGTCTAGTTCACATCGTTTAGTCATTGAAGAGTTACTACGCTCACACGACGGCAAAATGTTaggatatcatttataatattaatcaaatattataagcatCGAAAAcgtgctataaaaatataaatgacatccagagtaatttctaataaaaataaatccgttcaaaaattaaatcgttccaatgattataatttaataaaatttgattgttGTCActagattgaataatataaaaaaaaactgaagataaaaataaagaatcaaatattattaaataatcatattttgattacgctttaaaaattatttttatataatacaaaatatcaacGTTATAATCAATACTATTGATATTAAAAGTCAAGAAATTAAGTTACATAAACAGACATCCGGTATTTTTTCAATTCGtttgaaaagaaaaatcaatttaaattgtttataaaactgacatatttatttgtaaaaatttagtataatagTGATTTGTGAGCAAAACTAAACCAATATattgaaaccaaaataaaaacataacaaaaagtAGAATACCGTTAGTTTCAAAGCCGCGCTGAGCACACAACGAAGCTCGAGGCAACCGTAACTTAATACAAGACTTTTGCCTTACGTCGACTTGAGTCAAGCGAACTccgttttcattatattatttgttaccgTGTTTACCGTTATAGAttcataataattgaatattatttactttcttTCTGTTAAGCTATCTGCCAATCTCAATTGTCAATCAGAGTAAAGACTCTGTGGACGAAAACGATCGCAAGTCGTACTCGTAtgtaaactatatattaaagtcaagaaaaattaaaataaaagttttttcacccataccacctagatgtccaaaaatcattttaagacattttctaccTCGcataaccactctgtggaactagctttcgccggcagtttttccgaaccgatacgacttgggttGACTTAAAGAAAAAAGTGTTCTCATTTGctaaaggccagcaacgcacctgcaagctccCCGGTGATGCAAATttccatgggcgatggtagtcactttccattaggtgagcctcctgctcgtttaccacctataacataaaaaaggcgAGTTTTTTAGTAGATAATCTTCGAACTGTTgtaaattttttgtattttacctAATTATTGCTTGGCAGTGGAACAACaacacagacgggcttgtataAAGCTAAATTGtactaaaagtttaatttatatatattttttataactaaataataatgtttgaacGTCACTTATccaatataattcattatattgagcccataaaaattcagtagtgcgtGCCCGGGCTCAAACTTGCATATTCGTTTAAGATACCAACCAATTGGCCATTTCTGTTCTAAATTCACGGAACATATCttctatatatcaataaaatacctattacatatattttattcaagtaggcttgtgctaattaaataaaattcattaatttaactataaatccaattataatatttcaattacattaaaaaaggaAGCAAAATAACCCATTGGTGCTTGTCCTGagacatttcttatataatgaaaaaggATTAAAAAATTTCGTAGCGTATATTTACATTCCATTTCACGTAATTTCCGTACAACGCGTGTAGGATCccgaaatactttatttatttggaagATATCGGAAAAAAGTAAACCAATCCACTATCCACATTTTTCCAAATGCATACGTGAGAAACAAACATATCGATATTGAACGAGTGAAATTCGAACAACCACCAAAAGGTAGACAAGATAATTTCTTAAGAATTTTTCTTACAAGccaaatattgataaattaataaatatttgatgctCAAATAACCAGCCGGCGAATTATTCTGTGATACAAAAATCGTTTCAATCCTGAAATGTCATAAGTTAACTATTATGATATTCTATATTGAAGCTTATGTCTAATAagtttcatttcaatattacaGAAGCAAAAtaagttaagaattaaaatgttataatttatggaTCTATGTTCAAactcaattaaaacaaatctaaattttcatgtgcttaatttgtattcaaaattcATCCTGAAGGAAAATTCACGTGAAAACCTGCAAATAGCGGATGAAAATATtccatgtgtatccaccaacccgctttaGAGCCGCGTTGATTAAGCCTGTTTCTTAAAAAGtagagaccttagcccagcaatatgacatttacaaactataatttaatttactcgtaagtacttactttatttgaagctattttgatttataaaagcgTAAATGTTTTCCCACAAGTGAGTTACTAACCGTTGGTAATCTGGTAACATAtgaaacaagtttattcttgttcctttTATCAATAGAACGTCTGTCAAAATTCCTGGAAAATATTCTCTGTCTTTGGaaacattcatttaattttattcgtatgtaatattttaaaataatacaatgttttttaaaaattgaaatatatattttataaaccgcataaaatatttttaatattactcaagattttgtataagttttgaatttaagctgctatttcaaaaatatattttttaatatagtgaTTTATTTGCATAAGCATCATTAActaactataaacaaataaaaaataaaaatagttattgtataaatcatGTCTGCGTTgaatgttggcaagaatgctagcagcactTCCCCGTTGAATACTAATTCCGATCCTCAGAGCAAAAAGTAACTAGTCTTACATACTGAAGATCAAAAGTCTTCGAATTCGTTAACCGGACACATCTTTTGGAGCTATTTCTCGTACCGGTATTGACGGTAAAGCGTACATATGTACGCAATACTGGTGCGTAATCGTATATGCATATCAGAACTACCGCTAGCTTTACTGGTACTATAAATAACTCATACTCATATAATTCGTTTTGTCTTGGATTATTTCAAATGATTGATTGTATATATACACGAAATTCTTTCATTAGtgatctattaattattattattaaattgtccTTGATCCTGttataaaaacgtatacattgccctaAAAAGAGCCAAAAACATTAGTGAAAATCGATTGAGCGTGATTCCCACggattaaataacagacaaacaatatatgtatatccaacTAGTATTAACTTActtcatataataattttaatgataacagTGAATTATCGTATcgtgacatttttatttgtttattcctGGTTCACTGGTACTAATTTCATACGAATGGTCCAAAATTCAATATTGGTTTTTTGATCAACAAACCATCTTGCACTCGACTGTCcaggaaaatattttgaactcaTCTCATCAGACAcataaaattctgccatatatgGAAGTTCCAAGCCTTGTCCTCTATAGAAAAAGAATATCAGAAAGATTCTTATGGACTTTATCAATATTCTCCATTTGGTCTGATCCCATATTTCGAGGCGGAACAGTATGTTATCTTTGTATTACTGCGAATAgtgaaagaaaattatttatcaaaaattcaTGGCTTTGGGCTCCTTTTCCAACACCAAATTTCAGGttttgtgaaatttatttttatacatttggcatagtatacaaaaaaaatacattttacaagtatctatataaaatgaatggtcaaaatttcattaatattgtatCTTAAGCACCCTCATCTATTACCCGAACGCGGTACGGTACACGAAACGTAATATCAAAGACAAAGATACAAAGAAAAGAGAAAGGGTTCCACTTGACCGATCACCCTTCGGGTAAGTCATCCGGTAAATAACAATGCAAATTAAAGGTTGCGTAAAAATAAGAGATGGAATAAtatcagtaatattatatagtaaccAATGCGTGGCCTCTATTTTAAAAGCCTTCATCAAAGATTATGTtagttattaaaagtatattatccAAATGTCCTTACTTATTTTTACGTGTTAGTCATTGTCATAGTCATTATATTTGACTACCTCTTAAGTAGTGGTTCGATTATTAGGCTGCAGATCGCGAGGCcctgtatttaaatattcggGCTGGGACCATAAAAGTTCTTAAGTTTTTTTGCCGATAAATACTCGATTAGAATTCGAAGTTTGGAGTTTGGCAGTGTTCGCATTGTGCCACGGATAGCACGTAAAGTCGTTAACCTCTCGCTGAAATGGTCACCGACTATGATGCTCtggtttattttaagatttcctCTCCTTAGGAAATTGACTTAGGCTTCATAATGACTAGCTTAAGTCGTTCTTCATTAATTACGTCCTGATGGACAAAGAAGTTGTAGTAAAGTGGGTAATTCGATATAACTTGTCAAAGATATATGTAATAGACAATTTTGTGGAGTTACGATGTCACTAAAAATATAGCGGTAGTCAAGAAGCACGTCTATTTATTTCTCCCTATTTGACGATAGTTTAGTGGCGTACGAGTTcgggatatttaaaaaaaaataaataaataaaagtgaaaatggCGTGCGGAAAATTAAACGAGTTTGACATTAATTCCGGTAACTGGACATTATACGTGGAAAGgttagaaatgtatttaaaagtgaACAAAGTGGAAAAGGACTTATGGCTGCCTACTTTAATTACCGCGATCGGTGACCAAGCATATGAATTGCTTAGCAGTTTGGCGAGTCCGTTAAAACCAGCGCAATTAACGTATGATGCGGCGGTTGCATTATTACATAATCATTTGCAACCTCGGCCGTCCGTAATGGCGGAACGTTATCGCTTCCGACAAAGAAGACAAAGGAACGATGAATCTGTGGCGCAGTACGTAACAGAATtgaaaaaattgtcaaaatattgtgaatttacaaataatctaGAAGAAAATTTGCGTGATCAATTAGTGTGTGGATTACGGAGTGACGTCACAAGGCAGAGGTTATTCGCTgaggataatttaaattataacggcGCGTTGAAGTTGGCATGTGCCCTAGAAGCAGCTGAACGGGATGCTGCGGTGGTGGAGGGCTCGAAGGTAGCCTCTGTAGAAGGGGTTCACGTGATGATGGGCCATGGATCAAAGGAGCCTGAAACAAGGCAAAGTGGGCCGAAGCAGCATGGACCTAGGCACCCTGTCCCAAGTGAGTGGACACGGGAGGTGGACAAAAACTGTTCGACGTGCGGGAAGGCAGGCCATAATAACAAGGTTTGCCGCTATAAAGGTTTTACATGTCGGATATGTAAGAAAAAAGGACATCTGCAACGGGTTTGTCCGAGGTCTGGAAGCCCTAGAAGAGGAAAGAAAGTCAATCATGTGGCTGCTTCTGATCGATCGGACGGTGATAGCAGTTCGGAAGACATGGAAGAGGAGTTGCATCAACTCAGCCTAAATAGTTATAAGCCGGTAAGCttacaaatatgtatagataatattttattaaaaatggaaatagaTACAGGGTCTGCAGTGTCATGCATTAGCAAGAAAacgtatgataaatattttaagcatatagtaatagaaaaaaaaaacttaaccttTAAGTTTTATGATGGTAGCTCGATACAGCCGTTAGGGACAATTAGACCTaatgtttgttataataatgtatgtaaaaaattagaattatttgttattgaagGGGGAACTACGTCGTTATTGGGGAGACAGTGGCTGTCCGAGCTAGGAATACAAATTCCctcttttcataaaaatattaattgtgtgCAAAAATGTAGTAATTTGTcgaattacgatttaaaaactttaattaacagATATGATCAACTGTTCAGTGGCGGGCTGGGGTGCTTCACGGGCGGCAAGGCTCAGTTGCGAGTGCGGGATGGAGCGACCCCAGTGTTCTGTCGCGCGAGGCCGTTACCTTACGCGCTGAAGGGTCAAGTGGAGGCGGAATTAGATAAAATGCTGCGAGACGGCATCATTGAACCGGTGAACAGTTCGGACTGGGCAACTCCGTTAGTACCGGTACGTAAAAGTGATGGAGGATTACGTTTATGCGcggattataaaattacaattaattccgTCTTACTGATCGATAGGTATCCTTTACCGAAAATTGAAGACTTATTAGTTAGTTTGAATGGAGCTCAATTGTTTTCGAAAATCGACTTATCGCAAGCCTACAACCAAATCGAATTAGATAGTTCTAAGGACTTGACAGTTATTAATACACATAGGgggttatttaagtataataggTTGGTATTTGGGCTGTCATCTAGTCCGGGGATTTTTCAACGTATAATGTCCCAGTTGCTTGGTGATATTCCTGGAGTAGAAGTATTTCTGGACGATGTCATAATTGGAACCAAGGGGGGTCGCGAGGAGCATTTAGCTACACtcgaaaaagttttttataaattgcaatctcacggtatgaaattaaaaaaaaaaaaatgttcatttttagTAGAAGAAGTTAAGTATTTGGGCTATGTAATATCTAAAGAGGGTGTTAAGGTAGATAAGGATAAAATTGAAGCCATTGTTCGAATTCCACGTCCAAAAGATGTATCCGAGCTAAGGTCATTTTTGGGCTTAGTTAATTTTTATgctaaatttgttaaaaacataagTCAAATTTTGTAtccgttatataaattattaaaaaaaggaataggGTGGAAATGGTCAAATGGTTGCGAAGAagcgtttattaaaattaaaaaaattttaacgaGTACGAAAGTCTTAGCCCACTACGATGCGCAAAAACCATTAAGTCTAACTTGTGACGCGAGCTCAAGAGGCATCGGCGGCGTCCTCGCCCAACCGGAGCCGGGGGGCGCCGAGCGGCCGGTAGTGTACGTATCGCGCGCGCTAACAGAGACCGAGACGCATTATTCACAGATCGATCGTGAGGCGCTtgcaattgta
This portion of the Vanessa atalanta chromosome 22, ilVanAtal1.2, whole genome shotgun sequence genome encodes:
- the LOC125072621 gene encoding uncharacterized protein LOC125072621 isoform X1, giving the protein MACGKLNEFDINSGNWTLYVERLEMYLKVNKVEKDLWLPTLITAIGDQAYELLSSLASPLKPAQLTYDAAVALLHNHLQPRPSVMAERYRFRQRRQRNDESVAQYVTELKKLSKYCEFTNNLEENLRDQLVCGLRSDVTRQRLFAEDNLNYNGALKLACALEAAERDAAVVEGSKVASVEGVHVMMGHGSKEPETRQSGPKQHGPRHPVPSEWTREVDKNCSTCGKAGHNNKVCRYKGFTCRICKKKGHLQRVCPRSGSPRRGKKVNHVAASDRSDGDSSSEDMEEELHQLSLNSYKPWRAGVLHGRQGSVASAGWSDPSVLSREAVTLRAEGSSGGGIR
- the LOC125072621 gene encoding uncharacterized protein LOC125072621 isoform X2; translation: MACGKLNEFDINSGNWTLYVERLEMYLKVNKVEKDLWLPTLITAIGDQAYELLSSLASPLKPAQLTYDAAVALLHNHLQPRPSVMAERYRFRQRRQRNDESVAQYVTELKKLSKYCEFTNNLEENLRDQLVCGLRSDVTRQRLFAEDNLNYNGALKLACALEAAERDAAVVEGSKVASVEGVHVMMGHGSKEPETRQSGPKQHGPRHPVPSEWTREVDKNCSTCGKAGHNNKVCRYKGFTCRICKKKGHLQRVCPRSGSPRRGKKVNHVAASDRSDGDSSSEDMEEELHQLSLNSYKPI